The genomic DNA tgagtgagcgagtgaCTTAAGTGCATTGCTATGACGAACCCCCCAAAAAGGCACTGTTGCTAACATACATCCTGAAACGGATTCGGTCGTATGCGTTGCACCGTTCCGTAGTGCACACACCGTAGGTTGTGaatgcggtttttttttttcgaaagcgAAACACAGAACGCACGCGGCAGGAAAAGTGTGCTCGTTGCGGTTCAAACGCGAAACTAGTTTCCCCGGGGCTGGCTCGAAGTGATCGAAGCGCCGGTCTGCATTTGGCAAGGCCGAGCAGTCGATGATCTTTCGCTTCGGCTATGCTTTGCCGTGGTGTCCTTCGGATGAAAATGTGTGCCAAGGAAATTTGAATGTTGTTGACTTGTTTGCTAAAGCGCGTGTTACGGTACCAGAAGCCGGCGAACGGTGCTTGACGGTAGGATGTGTGTGTCAAACGCCCAAAAACACGATCGACCGCGGTGAAGCTGGAGCTAGACACAGTTCGGAGGCTTGTTTTCGTTCCAAAGTGTATTCACTTCGCTTGACGTCCTTCGCAAGCTTTGATCGTATCTTGTTCAAATAACGTTACCATCAGACACGCTTGGAACTCGCTTGAAGTATGCACATAAACGATGAGCTGTTATTATTGCCGGGAATTGATTGATTTCGGCTAAACAAAAATAGTGCCGCGTGTTTCGAACCGAATGGGTTGATCGGTTGCAGCAACGCGCGTATGGTACGAAGCGCGAATTCTGACCACTGACACGGTGCAATAACGCCATTTTAACGCAACGCATCTTGATACTGCATCGATAGTGACTGGGCCCGGTTGCGTTCACGGATCGGTGATTGCTGCAAGTGTTATGCTTCATGACGCTCGTAAACGAATTTTGATGCAATAATTATAATCATCGACCGTGTGTTGGAGGGTGTGCCTCGGTGTGGTCGGATTGTGGCGCCAATGGACAGGCAACCGTTTTGTTGGACAAGAAGTAATGTGTGTTAAAAATCGGAGGTTTCTTTCTGGATCGAGCATTATCACAATCAGTTGCCAAACATCCAGCAGGTGTTGAGggtgtttgctgttttgaaACGCTCTAATTACCACATTGGCCTGATATCTAGACCATATCCCGATTACTATTTCATTAAATTATTCGATTACATTTTCCATAGCTTGATAAACTTTTTTACTACTTTCAGCATTGTTTGAaactgttttatttgtttcatcAATGCTAAGAACATAATTTTGAACGTGTTAAAAATtagcataactttaggcgcaaaATCAATGCGTTATTCAAATTTTCTAGAACAATACTAAATGATCTAATTTTTATtggcaaatagtttttgtaaattttgaaattataTTCAAATAAGTATTAATCTGATTAAATACAtctaaaaaataattcaaaatcaaCTCTGATCTTCTGGCCATTTATTAACAGCTTGTTGTTAATAAACAGAGCATCGCATTTATCCGCTTTAAGGATTAGCTCAAGTCTCTGTACATCAATTCTAGCTGGTGttaattgtttaattaagtGTCGAGCTAAAGAGCCTATCATTTTCTCATAAAACGATATATTATCGCATTGTCACGACTCGCTCATACTTACCCGTTCATTagtaaaccaaacaaaacaacgtcACGGTGGTTACCGTACCGTGTTGACCTTTAATCAGCATCGCCAACCAGCGCCAACATCACGCCGAAGCATGAAGCCCACCGGCGGGCATCGTTTTGGCCGGCCAAACCAGTCCGCGGAGCATGCCGAACGATGCGCACGTGTTTTTGGGGTCGGGCTGGTGTGAGCAATAATTGCTTTTCAATTTGTATTGAGccgggctgtgtgtgtgtgtgtgtgtttgtgcgttgtGATTTGAATTGGCTTTTACTTTCTATTCGGGTCATCCCTCCTCGGGGTGGGTCATGATGCAAGTTTTTGGCAAACAAATTGGAGCTCTTTTTCTTGCATGGTGTCATGATTGTACAAACACTATAAAAAGAATACGCCTTGCCTCATACAGAGCGTTTTGTTTATGCTCTAGCAGCTGTATGAGTGCTTGCAAGAACCTCCTTAACACATACGAAAAGTCATAAAGCTCGTTCAGGGAACAAcatcgaaataaaaaaagacggGGCGCATATTTGACATTGCCACCAGACAGCACCTGGGTGTATGTTTTCGCTTGTCATTAGACCACGACCACGCTGCCAGTCGCATTACCCGCCCGAAGGTAAACGACTCGTGAAAAACACTTGCTCTTGAACGATTCACGCTCACGGCACAGTGCTATTGCTTCACAGCATTAGCGTTATTGCATTGCATAATGGGCCGTGCATAAAACTCACACCACTCTCGCTCCCCTCTTTTCCTTCGGCCAAATCGCAACTGAAGGTTGTCAACTGGCATACAACGTACTGGCAGCTTCCGTACCGGTCGAAGCACTTGACCGCAGTCGGATGGTTACTGGTGCTTGGTGTGATTTACTTACCGATTATGCTTCCCAGAGGTTAATTCTATGCTTATGAGGGGAATCGTCTTGTAAAAGGAATTGAAAGGTCCCCGAATCACTGCAGGGTGCAAAATGCATGCAGCGTTTAGCGAAGGTCATGCCCACTTGCAGGCGGCATGACACATTACACAAATAagtgccattttgttgctgcATAAACAGGTTCGCATGAAGTATGGTGGAATGCTAATGTTGCGTGTGCAATGGCAATGCTGTAAGAGACAAGTTTTAATAGCTCAGCGGTTTAGAGCCTTGTTTCTTatagattttttaatttaatagaaTAACAAGCTGAATAaaagagcaaacacacacaccactagATAATTAAGCTTCTAATTAGTTTCTGCTGATGAATCCCCTTGAAcaggtctttttttttgacaacTATCACCCTCTGCAAAGCCATTAAAAACGCAtaacaatattaatttgcGTCATTTCAGCCCCAACATGAGGTGGTCCAGTTTACAGCTGCTGCCGGTGCTACTAGTGCTGGCGATCGAACAGTGTGCGTGCCAGCGCGAAGTGTTCCGACTCTTCTCCAACTGTCGCTTCGGAAAGCCCAACTTTGATCCGTGCATCAAAAAAGCGTTCAACGCACTGCGGCCATGGTTTAAGACCGGTACAAAACCCTGACGTTTGCCTCCAAAGGCACACGACTTgattacccttttttcgtttcccTTTCGGAATCTTCTTTAGGTCTGCCCGAGTTTAACGTTGCCCCATTCGATCCACATCGGGCCGAATTCATCGAACAGCGCCGTGGAGATCTGGGCGGTCTCGGTGGCTATCGGTTGCTGCTGTCGAACGTGTCCGAGTACGGTTGGGCGCAGTCGGAGGTGACAAAGTACCGGACCGAGCCAAAGCACGACCGCATCGTGTACTCGCAATTCTTCCCGGAGAAATCACTGGACGGCAGTTACGACTTTCAGGCGAAGATTCTTGGCTTGCCGCGACACACGCGAGGCATCTGGAACCTGACACTGTACGATTACAGCCAGACGACGACCGTGACGCGGATCGGTGGACCTGGCGGACTGTTGAAGGTGCGCGTCGAGATCGACAAGATCGGTAATATGAAGCTGCACATCTCGGACCTGTTTCATGGGTCTAAAATTATTGGTAAGAAACAAGCGCTCTTCAACAGGGAATAGAGTTATTATCTCACTGATGTGTTCTTTTGCTCTCCCGTAGAATCGATCGCTGACTTCTTCATCAACACGATGTGGCAACCGAGCTTCCCGTTCATTAAGCCACTGATCAACGATCTCGTTAGCGTCGCGTTTACGGACATCTTCAACGAGTCCTTCCGATACTTCCCGCTCGATCAGGTGATACGAAGCTAGGAAGCCAGGGGGTAAGAGCGATCGAGACAGCGCGACATTCGCCGCCATTTTCGTCGGACTGCGAAAACTCATGTGATAAGCtttaccgttttttttgtatgttttggtAATAAAAGGAATTAGACTACACGAGTACACGAGCGGGCGTTTTGTGAGGTATCTTCAACATACATACACGTATAGTTTTTGCTTTATTGTCAAAGTATGTACAACACCTAGACGATCACTATAAGACGCGACGCGAGAAGTTTTGGTTGGGCGGGGGTAGGAGTTATTGTTTGAAACGGGGTTACTTGTTGATATCGGCGTTAGTACTTGTACTGCTCGTGGCACCTGCAACTGGACAGGCGGTGGACACTGTGGACATTCTCTGTTTATTGTCAATTGAACCTGAATGTAAGTTGCTTCCTAGAGCGGACGATACTAGTGTAAATGATTTCCTGACCCACGATCTCGTTAAAACTCTACTCACTGTACAACGAATGTATATGTAGCCTTTTACCTAACATCTGCCGCTTAATCGTacatcttgtgtgtgtgtgtgtgtgtgtgtgtgtgtgtgtgtgtgtgtgtgtgtgcggtaaTTTGAATGTGTAAATCTACTACAACAATGTTCCTGCTCAACACCGGTACTACTTTGGTGGCAATAGACTAGAGGCTAGTGATGAAATAGATCACCGAAAACACAAGACAGTGGTGAGTGTGTAGCCGTGCCGATCTGGACGATTGAGAGTGTTCTAACAGTCAACGATTGTGTTAAGTATCCGTagctcaaacacacacgcacactagaGCACTGTCTCGCGGTGTTGATATAAGTCGTTCCCGCAATGTTCTTATAGACATTGGATTGGGAACGTAAAGGGAAACAGgtagataataaataaactccACTCCATATCTGCATCACCCGCGCTCCATTTCGCTAGACCAAACGTTCGCTTAAGCTACACTAATTCGTACCGTGTACAAATGAAGCCCGATGGGTTAAGTTACCGATTACACTTTATAAGTACAACATGAAGTACACAACGCTCTCATACACCTTCGGTGGCTACTAACGAGTTCTCTGcctcttctgctgctgctaaacaCCACAGGTATAAAACGTAAAACGAATACACGtacgacacacaaacacctaTTGACGTTCGGTTAAAGCTTTCGTCGAAGCCCGGCCGAGTGCAGCTGACGCTCAGTGCCTGGCTAGACTAGTGTTGCCGAGGGCCGCCGAGAAACCATTACACTACAGATGGCGtgctgcaaaaacaaacaaaaaatctaggTAAAGGTGTACGGTGCACAACTACGACCACGGGACACTGTCGAGAATCTACCGAGCCGGCGCGATCTGCTGCTTTGCGTCTCGATCAGTCTCTAGAGTATGTGACAGGCGTTCGAGTGCACTTTGTGCCGACCGTTCTGGTGATGGGTAGCGTACGCCGCCGGGCAGCACTTGTGCTCTTTCGGGTGCGAAAAGCTCATGCTCTGTGGCACCTTTCCGGGGCCGGGCCCTGCCCCGGGCTCGCACCCGTGACAGTGTCGCGGTGGCAGATGGGCGTGCTGTTCGCAGACCGGTACCGGACCGCTTGACGGGCCCGGTACCGCACCGGAATGCGATGGGACCGCTTGCGATCGGCTGCCGTCCGGGCCACAGACACACGCGGGTGGACATGAAACGGGAAAGTAAAGGTTGAGTGTATAGAGTGCGTGACAGGAAGCGGTGTCGCTAGTGCGTTCGTCCACTACGGACCTACTGCTACCGAGGGTGCAATTGTTCGACTGGCAGATGTTGCCGTCGGACCGCGAACCGGGCGGATTGACGAAGCACATGCCGGGCAGATCGGCATCGTAGATCTCCTGCACCATCTGGTCGAGCTTTTCCAGTGCCTTGGTTTGCTGATGTTTTACCGCGTCCAGTTTCGCTTTGCGTACTTTCGCCTTCTGTTCGTACGCGGCGACGGACGCGTGTTCGACGGTTTGTGCTTTCGCCAGGATGCCTTTACTGGAAGATGGGAGAACTATAGTTGTAGCGTGGGATGCGAGTATATTGAGGAGTGTAGCTTACGGCTTTTTGGGTGCTTCCTGCAGTAACGCGTTGCTAGCTCCGGATAATACTTCATGGTCCTTGTCCATAAACTGGAAGGAAACGACGAACTATTATAGGAACATCCTCGAAAGCGCCCTCGAGCAACTACTCACCTGCGCTTGGTAACACGACTTGGATTTGGTGCGAAACTGGGCCGGTGGGCTAAACGGGCACGGCGATGGAGTGGACCCCGAGTACAGTGTGTTGCTGAGCGAGTTCCGATGCTGCAGATCCTCCAGGAACTCTTCCGTGTCGTTCACCAGCGAACCAAACACGTCCGACACGCTGTGCATGAACGCATGGCCCGTAGAGTTGGACCGATTCTCTCGACCCCGTGGTCCGAACGCGTGCAGCTTCACCGGCGAGTTGGCTATGCTGCGCCGCGCCACATCTTCGAACGTTACCGGTGAGTATACGCGTCGATCTTCCAGTCCGGCCGAGCTAAGACCGCCGAGCGATTGCTTGTGGGGCTGTTGCACGAAATTGTACGACGGAATGCTGACGCGCCGGTCCTTGCTTGCTTCGATGTACTCGATCGATGGACTCTTGATGTCTTCGTCCAGCAGCTGTAGCGGGGGCCGATTCTCGCGATAGTCCAACCAGTACGTCTTCATCGTGCCCTTACCCTTGACGTCGATCTCACCCCGTTCGCTAACGCGATAGTTGGACGAGAGCAGATTCTTGGTCGACTCCGATATGTGTATCCGCATCGCCTGGCTCGTCGACTCCATGCGGGAGGCGGTGTTGACTGAGTCTCCGAATAGGCAGTATCTTGGCATCTTCAAACCCACGATACCGGCTACCACCGCACCAGAGTGTACGCCCACCCGTATACGAAGATGAGATCCTGCAGGTAAAAGAGGGCGCTTTGTAAGAATCGGAAGTATGCATCACATCTGGCAGTAAGAGCACCTGTGGAGGGATCCTTCAAATCCGTTATTGCCTCGATCATATCCAAGGCCATATCACAGACTTTTTCAGCATGGTTCTGCTCTTTGGCGGGAGCGCCCGATACCACCATGTACGCATCTCCAATCGTTTCGACCTGTGACGATATTCCAACCGAATGAATAATCTCTCACCCATGATCTCGCGCCGAGTCCTTACCTTGTACACACTGTTCCGCTCGGTAAGCGTGTCGAAGATGGAGTACATTGCGTTCAGCATGGACACGACCTCCATCGGCGTGATGCGGGAGCAGATCTCCGTAAACGTGACCACGTCCGAGAACAGTATGGAGACGCTGTTGAACATCTCGCAGGTATCGATCGGGTTCTCACCACGCCGTAACCGATCGGCGACCTGCTTCGGGATCATCTGATACAGCAGCTCATCCGTACGGCGCATCTCCTCGTCCAGCTTTCGCATCGACTCTTCCAGCTTTTTCGACTTTTGCTGTTCCTGATCGAGGGCCAGCTTTAGCTCGACTGATTGTTGCGTTCCAGCTAACATGAGATCACTGGAATATCGGGACAGTTGTAGAGGGTCAGTGCGCCGAGGACTCCATAAGCAAAGAGATGTGGCTTACCGGCTAAAGTCATGCATCGACAGATCGTTGATGTACAGGCCGGTACTGATGAGGGAAGTCAGCTTGGGCATTACCGGAGTCCCGAGGAACATGATCATGTACCAGTTCTCCATGTAGATCATCTGACCCTTCAGTCGCAACCGCTTCTCGACCTCCTCCTCGTTTTCATCCTCCGACAGGACGAGCTCCGTTTTTCGTTGGTTTTCGGGTCGCTTCTTAACCGACTGCACTGTCACTAGCTCGAATATGTTATTCGTGCGGTTGAGTATCTAGTAGAGggtgtggaaaaaaaacaacaaacttaATCATGCCCTCCCAGTGCGCCATGTTCGGTGCATCATTACCGTTTGGAATTTAAATGCTATCAGTGGCCGTCTCAGCTCGAACCAATCCGTGATCTTTTTCGACAGTAAATCGGGCAGAATGACCATCAGCGAGTTGCCTATACTTCGGACAACCATATCGGACCTGCAATGGAGGGTGGTACGGACGCACCAAGAGGGACATTAAGCTCTTCCTATTTGTTGATGAATGAAGCCACTGACGCAAAGGCAACAGTAACGACGTCCACGCGACCAACTCACCCGAAGACGATGCAGAAGGGGAATATCTCGAACAGTACCGAGGCGCTAATGGGCAGGTGCTTCTCCTCCCGCGTCATCGCGAGCGTGGCCAACGAGAAGGCCCGGTTGTCGAACGTCAGCTGGAACGTGTAGTGATTCGTTTCGCCCAACAGATCCGATTTGACCAGCTCGATTTGCATATCTTTATGGTAGAAATGACGTGCCACCTGTGCGACGGTGTTCGAAGGTGTTGCGTTAGACAGTTAGGTGCGATTGTACTGTTGGGGGGTGGCTGGTGGCCGCGGCGGTACGTACCTCCCTAATTTGTCCCATTGTGTAGTAAACGAAGCCCTTGCGCTTGGTCCGGTAGTGTAGCGTCAGTCCGTGGCGCGTTTCGTTCTCGCAGATGAAGCTTGGCGCACGCATCAGCGGATAGGAGAACTTGAGATATTCGTGCAAATTATCCAACCCATTCAGAAAGTCGCGCATGTGACGGCCCAGCACGGACAGTACCCGATCGTACCCGTACTGGCTGACGAAGTTGACGAAGTACACCCCCATCTGGTCCATAAAGTCACGCTCCGATATTCCAAGAATCTGCAGCAAAGTGAAGCACcgggagaaaacaaaaccaggtAGCATTACAGGGTACAGGTCACACCGAAAAATGTTCCTTACTTCTTGCGCTTTCGTCGCCAGAACGTTGAGCAGATTCTCGTCGTAGTCATCGTGGACGCTGAACGAGGGCGACGAGATGCCCGTCTGGCGCCGGATGTCATCCCACTTGTCCTCGCCGTAGACAGCCTTCACGTATTCGGACAGGTtctccagcagcagcccgTACATAGTCGCACCGTGGCACCGGCGTCGTCCGGACGCATCCGACGGTGCCGCCGACGGTCGTCACGTACACTGCCCGCACGCGTCCGATCGTCCCGACCGTTTACCACCAACACGCCCCGGCAGTGAGCGCTGCTGTCGCTTGACTTCGATGTGCTACCACTTCCTGAGGAGCGGAAACCGCGCAACGATCCCGGCTGCTTCGAATGTCTGCAACGAAAATGCGATTTGGAAAATGCATAAACCTGTCAATGAGCGGGCACTGACGtcaattgatttatttgtatttttatccACGCCGTTTAGCCAAAATGGGGACAGTGGCGTGGTGGTCATCATCAAGCCAAAAAGCAACTGGCAATGTTATTCCAGTGTCTATCCCGGGCCACGTTtcactgtctctctctctctctctgattaAATGTCTTCCATTACCGGCCACAGATAGCTCGAAGCGTACCGTACAGCTCGATTGGAGTTCGCGGCTACCCGTGCCATCCACCAGAGTCACGCTCGAGCTATTTACTTTGGGTTCACACTTCAAAACACCACCAGAAACCAAGACAACGTGTGGCTCCCTGAACCTAGCTCGCGCGCGTCAGGAACCCTGCACTGGGGTAAGAATATTATCCCGACAAAATCCACTATAAGTTAATTGAAAATGTGCCACGAAATGAAGCAGCTTCCGTTGTATCGTAAATACGATTTGAAACAGAACGTCATTAAAAGACGCACCAGGCCGTGCGGTATACTGTTGATAGTTGTAAATTGGATAAAGTTTCAATCGGATGGCATGTGCTCCCAGGAGGTGTTACGACTAGGGACTTCGGGATCACGAGATCTAATTAGTATTATCACATGAAGAGTCCAATCGAAGAGCGAAAGGGTGGAAGTAATGGGATACATTGTTGGTTTCTGGTGGTAGGGTTTACGTAGGTAGGACCGTTTAATTTTGATCGCTCTGAGGCTCCTTTCCTGAGTCCTTTAAGTGACTTGTTTATGTTAAATTTATCTTTTACACAGCACAGGAGTTTCTGGAAACACAGTTCAGCAGCGAGAAAGAATGTTCGCTTCTAACGACCAACTATAACTAAGTTAttcaagaagaagatgaacaaAGTCTATTTAAGAAACCTCAATGTGTACAGGAGTTCTATCCGCTTTCCATAACAAGCCCTCAGTTGCTCTTGAGGACATAATATGTTAGTCGTAACTTAttcataaattaataaattaggTTAACCCTGGGAAGCGTTAGGGACGGAACTTCTACTCCATCTCTAAACAATGTATTACATTTTTGTTCAACAAATTATAATCAAAAACTTCTTCCACCTCATTGTCCCCGGTGTGTCAATTCAATTTCCCCCACAATGTCTCTTATGCGGCCGCACCGTGGGACCGGCACCCGTCCCAATAAGTTCATCATTCCGGATGGCTAAAGTTTAATAAAGAGCTCCATCGGATAGCGGCCTCgcagaagcaaagcaaaaaaagcaagctCTGCCTTACTCGGTGGCACACAAAAATTCCAAACCCAGATGAATAAATAACGAAACCCCAAAAGCACTGGAAGTGAATCGTTCCGCAGCGCCGAATGCTTTAGTGTGAAAGCGAAGCGCACTGAAAAATGGCAATCACGAATTGTCGCGTGGATCATTTACGCAGCTTTTTTCCTTGCCTGTCTGCTACCTATTCACAGCATCCTTCGAATGTGTTTATTGTTTCGCTTTGCCTcggctgcttttttttgttgttgttgccgctgGCTTCGGTTTGCGCCTTTTGTCACTggatggtggaaaactggtcCCGGGCAGTGAGACTATTCCATTCATGGCTGCGTGAAAATGTCCACCATTTCAATGATTGCTACCGCTTTACTGGAGGCTTCAGTCCTTTTGGCTGTCCTTTTGTCGTTCGATGGAACAAACGACGGGGGTACAGTGTGTCTCTTCGTCCCCTGGTAGCCAGGCATTAGTTGTTCGTCGGAAAGCTTTGGAAACAATTGTGAAATCGTTTTGGACATATTTTGCGTAATTCATTTACGACCGACAGACCACAAACGATGCTTGGATGAGATAATAGAGGATAACGTCTCGCTTCCGAGGTTTTGTAATGCTCGATGGACGGCGGGCGATTACTTAGCGTTTATGAGTATGGCACGTGCGAAACAGATAAAAGGATgttgaaaaattattattttagtaGGATAGGGATGATTTAAGTTAAATGTTTAACAAAAACCGCAATATTGAGGAGACTTAAATTTGAAGCACCCTGTGGCGCGAGGAACGCTCATCACAGAACGGAAACGTTTAGAAGTGATTGCTCATTAAAATGGTATCCAGTGCAGGAAGTAAACAcgaaacatcaacaaaaaacacctccACAGAAGAGCGACCAGGCGACAAGATTAATGGAAGATTTTTCGATGAATGATTGTCCCAACGAGAGTCAGTCGCGAAGCGAACTGTCGTCGGACTTTGAACTGTGCCGTGATGGCTATGTTAGGGTGCCGACAATTCCGTGGACCATACAGCCTCATTgtgattgtgattttttttatttttcacctgCCCCTTTTCCGATGTCTTTATATCTCCTTTTATTGTGACACTTGatatttcttccttttttatgaagttgtattaaaaaagttttttaatcTTCCCACTACCTTCACCTTGATGATGAAACAAgaaaagaatagaaaaaaagggaatgaataatttttaatctCCAAAAAGCAGctattatttcatttttctgcacccagaagcaaacaaaaaaaaagctttcgcATTAGCTCAACACCCCTTTTCGTGCTGCATCATCTATACGGCGGATGTTTTATGCATTCAATCAAACTTTGTCCCCGTAAAACTAGTcccaaataattaaaacattccaCCAGCGGTTAagggtgtgcgcgtgtgtgcgttagGGGTGTCGTTCAGAAGCGGTCAAACTTTAGCACATCCATCATAAGCCGGGCTATTCTTTACTGATTTTTGTCAGTTTCGCCATCCGGATTGCTTTATGTCCTTCGCCGATGGGTCAAACTTGCCCTTTCCGAACTAGGTCAGCGAAGGCACATAATATGTTTGCCACATCACCTCCCCTGCTTCCTTGCCGTGATGATAAAACTTT from Anopheles stephensi strain Indian chromosome 2, UCI_ANSTEP_V1.0, whole genome shotgun sequence includes the following:
- the LOC118505481 gene encoding uncharacterized protein LOC118505481 isoform X1, translating into MQLFVCKTKSQTDINTTEGSSRFFRFGPTIRHTRAVSVTVSLRLRTVGFTVRVNPNMRWSSLQLLPVLLVLAIEQCACQREVFRLFSNCRFGKPNFDPCIKKAFNALRPWFKTGLPEFNVAPFDPHRAEFIEQRRGDLGGLGGYRLLLSNVSEYGWAQSEVTKYRTEPKHDRIVYSQFFPEKSLDGSYDFQAKILGLPRHTRGIWNLTLYDYSQTTTVTRIGGPGGLLKVRVEIDKIGNMKLHISDLFHGSKIIESIADFFINTMWQPSFPFIKPLINDLVSVAFTDIFNESFRYFPLDQVIRS
- the LOC118505481 gene encoding uncharacterized protein LOC118505481 isoform X2 — translated: MRWSSLQLLPVLLVLAIEQCACQREVFRLFSNCRFGKPNFDPCIKKAFNALRPWFKTGLPEFNVAPFDPHRAEFIEQRRGDLGGLGGYRLLLSNVSEYGWAQSEVTKYRTEPKHDRIVYSQFFPEKSLDGSYDFQAKILGLPRHTRGIWNLTLYDYSQTTTVTRIGGPGGLLKVRVEIDKIGNMKLHISDLFHGSKIIESIADFFINTMWQPSFPFIKPLINDLVSVAFTDIFNESFRYFPLDQVIRS
- the LOC118505480 gene encoding soluble guanylate cyclase 88E isoform X1: MYGLLLENLSEYVKAVYGEDKWDDIRRQTGISSPSFSVHDDYDENLLNVLATKAQEILGISERDFMDQMGVYFVNFVSQYGYDRVLSVLGRHMRDFLNGLDNLHEYLKFSYPLMRAPSFICENETRHGLTLHYRTKRKGFVYYTMGQIREVARHFYHKDMQIELVKSDLLGETNHYTFQLTFDNRAFSLATLAMTREEKHLPISASVLFEIFPFCIVFGSDMVVRSIGNSLMVILPDLLSKKITDWFELRRPLIAFKFQTILNRTNNIFELVTVQSVKKRPENQRKTELVLSEDENEEEVEKRLRLKGQMIYMENWYMIMFLGTPVMPKLTSLISTGLYINDLSMHDFSRDLMLAGTQQSVELKLALDQEQQKSKKLEESMRKLDEEMRRTDELLYQMIPKQVADRLRRGENPIDTCEMFNSVSILFSDVVTFTEICSRITPMEVVSMLNAMYSIFDTLTERNSVYKVETIGDAYMVVSGAPAKEQNHAEKVCDMALDMIEAITDLKDPSTGSHLRIRVGVHSGAVVAGIVGLKMPRYCLFGDSVNTASRMESTSQAMRIHISESTKNLLSSNYRVSERGEIDVKGKGTMKTYWLDYRENRPPLQLLDEDIKSPSIEYIEASKDRRVSIPSYNFVQQPHKQSLGGLSSAGLEDRRVYSPVTFEDVARRSIANSPVKLHAFGPRGRENRSNSTGHAFMHSVSDVFGSLVNDTEEFLEDLQHRNSLSNTLYSGSTPSPCPFSPPAQFRTKSKSCYQAQFMDKDHEVLSGASNALLQEAPKKPKGILAKAQTVEHASVAAYEQKAKVRKAKLDAVKHQQTKALEKLDQMVQEIYDADLPGMCFVNPPGSRSDGNICQSNNCTLGSSRSVVDERTSDTASCHALYTLNLYFPVSCPPACVCGPDGSRSQAVPSHSGAVPGPSSGPVPVCEQHAHLPPRHCHGCEPGAGPGPGKVPQSMSFSHPKEHKCCPAAYATHHQNGRHKVHSNACHIL
- the LOC118505480 gene encoding soluble guanylate cyclase 88E isoform X2, whose amino-acid sequence is MYGLLLENLSEYVKAVYGEDKWDDIRRQTGISSPSFSVHDDYDENLLNVLATKAQEILGISERDFMDQMGVYFVNFVSQYGYDRVLSVLGRHMRDFLNGLDNLHEYLKFSYPLMRAPSFICENETRHGLTLHYRTKRKGFVYYTMGQIREVARHFYHKDMQIELVKSDLLGETNHYTFQLTFDNRAFSLATLAMTREEKHLPISASVLFEIFPFCIVFGSDMVVRSIGNSLMVILPDLLSKKITDWFELRRPLIAFKFQTILNRTNNIFELVTVQSVKKRPENQRKTELVLSEDENEEEVEKRLRLKGQMIYMENWYMIMFLGTPVMPKLTSLISTGLYINDLSMHDFSRDLMLAGTQQSVELKLALDQEQQKSKKLEESMRKLDEEMRRTDELLYQMIPKQVADRLRRGENPIDTCEMFNSVSILFSDVVTFTEICSRITPMEVVSMLNAMYSIFDTLTERNSVYKVETIGDAYMVVSGAPAKEQNHAEKVCDMALDMIEAITDLKDPSTGSHLRIRVGVHSGAVVAGIVGLKMPRYCLFGDSVNTASRMESTSQAMRIHISESTKNLLSSNYRVSERGEIDVKGKGTMKTYWLDYRENRPPLQLLDEDIKSPSIEYIEASKDRRVSIPSYNFVQQPHKQSLGGLSSAGLEDRRVYSPVTFEDVARRSIANSPVKLHAFGPRGRENRSNSTGHAFMHSVSDVFGSLVNDTEEFLEDLQHRNSLSNTLYSGSTPSPCPFSPPAQFRTKSKSCYQAQFMDKDHEVLSGASNALLQEAPKKPKGILAKAQTVEHASVAAYEQKAKVRKAKLDAVKHQQTKALEKLDQMVQEIYDADLPGMCFVNPPGSRSDGNICQSNNCTLGSSSRSQAVPSHSGAVPGPSSGPVPVCEQHAHLPPRHCHGCEPGAGPGPGKVPQSMSFSHPKEHKCCPAAYATHHQNGRHKVHSNACHIL